The DNA region ATGCTATGCTAGACTGAACAGAGGGGGATAGGTCAAAATAATACTAAATCTGTGTTTGGATTTTGGTTTCTTTACAATCGGTAATGCGGCCAAGTGAGAAGTTTTGTCCGGTGTTTGCTTTAAGCAACATTGCTAGTTGTTTCTTCCTCTGATGTCTGAAAGTAACTAACACTATTTATTGTAAAAGTGTATAAGTTTGAATGTTAGATTTATTTATGAATGATGCTGCGAAGTGTCAATATAAGATGAGCTGGTACCATGGGATGGGACTGATGTAGTATGATAGGAAAATGTGTCTTTTGTATGCTTTGAATTGTTAGAAATTGCATATGGATTTATATTTTTTGAATGCTAAACTTAATATTAGTATTGTTAGTATTATGTTAGGCGCGAAAGCAAACTTTCTCCTTCCTTATCACTCCACTCTTTATCTCCCTAATCCCAACCAGAAAACCAACCTTATATGTTTCATCTCCTTACATATGTATTTATATAATTCATATCTCTTATTCTCTTATCTTGTATTTGAATTATTTGTCAAACATAACAAAAAACTGACTTTTTTTTTTACTTATGGGTGATAGATTTGAGAATATAACGTTTAGGAGAAGAAAATATGAAGCCAAGGCGCGTGGTACAGTGCCGGTACACATTATTATTTTTGAGGCTGCTGACCGTGATGATATAGGTGGTTCTGTTTACGGCGGACAACGAGCAATCTGTTGCACCCGTGATTTAGCAAAGATGGGAGGTTGTAAGCAAGGAGAGGTTATTAGGAGAGGTTCTGCAACGGATATTAATTGGCCAGTCATTGTAGATGTATATTTCAAGGGGAAATCCAGAATTGCTAGTCTAGATTCTAAAGAAGTTCCTATCACGAAGACTGGAATGTATAATTTGTTTTTTGTAGCTTGTGACCCCAAGCTCAAGGAAATTGTAATGACTGGGAAGACAATCTGGAAAAACCCTGATGGGTTCTTACCTGGTAGGATGGCTCCATTAAAGAAATTCTATGTATTTATGGCACTGGCTTATATCTTCCTTGGTATGATTTGGCTCTTTCAGTATGTGAGGTTTTGGGATGATATACTGCAACTTCAGCACTGTATCTCCGCTGTCATTGGTCTTGGATTGTTTGAGATGATTCTCTGGTATTTTGAGTACACCAATTTCAACAATACTGGAGTCAGACCTATTATTGTCACAACTTGGGTTGTTACTATTGGGGCTATAAGAAAAACGATAGCAAGGCTTCTCATTCTCTCTGTTTCCATGGGTTATGGTGTTGTGCGACCCACTCTTGGTGGTCTTACATCAAAGGTCCTTTTACTTGGAATAACTTACTTGCTTGCATCAGAGTTGCTGAACATTACTGAATATGTGGGGACCATCAATGATGTGTCTGGAAGGGCAAGGCTCATTCTAGTTCTTCCTGATGCTTTCTTGGATGCGTTTTTGATTTTATGGATTTTTACTTCTCTGTCAAAAACACTGGAACAATTACAGGTATCTTTTCTTCTACGTAGCTTCTAACTTTTTCTGTTTGGGATTTTTTTACTATCcttttttttttcaatattttttgGCTTTCATTTTGTATCTTTCTTGTTAGGCAAAACGGAGTTCTGTTAAGTTGGATACATACAGGAAATTCTCAAACGCACTACTAGTAACGGTGATCTCCTCAGTTGTTTGGATAGGATATGAGGTAAGGCTTCTAATCAGTTTATTTATTTTGTGCAATATAACCCGGGCATGGACTTCTTGTAGTTAATAACTGAAATTATTGTTTTAGCTTGAGAGAAATATAGTTATGTGATTCATATGGAGAAGAGAGAAATGAGTGATGAGAGCTTGCAAGAAGGAACCGAAATACCACAAAACACATTCCGTTGTCAACGTATGGTGCTTGTGTCCTGGCTAAGGGCTCTTAAGCCTCTGAAATAAACATGTCTTTGCCCTAGCTCCCTCATGTTTGGAAACTGGCTACTCCTTTAGATTTTATCTATGCCGTTTTACCTGCAGGATAGAGATGCTAACATTTGGGACTAACATTAAGAAAGCTTAACTTGTAAAATGAAACCTGTTATTATCTGTAACTTTTTCTTTGGTAAATATCAAGTGCATATGTGAGAAGAAGACTAAGAGGCTTCTGATTAAGAAAGCTTAACTTGTAAAATGAAACCTGTTATTATCTGTTACTTTTTCTTTGGTAAATATCAAGTGCATATGTGAGAAGAAGACTAAGAGGCTTCTGATTAGAAAAGGGCGAGGAAGACCTGTGAAAATAACCTGATGATCAAAGGTTTTACAAAAAATTGGTTTTTGATATAGTTCAATGGTAATGATCCATGTAGCTGACGTACATATTGGAATGAGGCTTGTTATTGTGACATTCAATGGTTTTACAAAAATTTAATTTTTGATAGAGCTCAATGGTACTGATCCATGTAGTTGACCTGCCTATTGGAATAAGGCTTGTTATTGTTACATTCGAAATCAAGAAAACAAATTATTAATAGAGAAGAGGCAGCTCAAAGACCGTTGGCAAGGAATCCCCAACAAATTAGAACTAAATGTTTACTACTAAACCTATCAGCAAAGTGAACAAGAGGAAAATGCATGAACAGAGGAGCATGCAAAAAGTGCACGGgcattaaaaataaaatcaagttGATCCAATGGGTCATGAACTATTAGACACGGACACATCTAGGAGTGTCGCGGTGCCGGACACGCGTCGGTGTCCGACACTTGTATGACACGTGCCGGAAAAATCAAACAAATGTTGGAAAAATCAGACAAGTGTCCCTTAAAAAATTGTTCTTTTCTTTGCATCCACACTTATTGAATTAGTGTCCGACACCGGAATCACACTCATATCACGTATGTTAGACAATTCTTAGAAGTGTTTCAAACAAAAATTTGTTTTTTTCTTTACTTTAACACGTCTTTACATATTTTTTGGACAAATTTCACACACATCTGAAAGGGTCAAACATGTATTCAAGCAATGTTATCAATAAAAAATTAAAAGACattaattttaattataatattttcAACTCTTTTAATAATAGATGGATAAATGAAGCTCAAATACTATCTTATATGTAGTGGTGTCGGTGTTATATGTTTTTGAAATTATTGGCGTCGGAGTGTCCGTGTCGTGTCCCGGTGTCCGTGTCTGAGTCCGTGCTTCATAAGTTATGAATCAAGTGATGACTAAATGGGATTCTTCACTGTATGGATACATTTGAAAGAAACATTCCAGAGATGATTCTGTCTCTGGTTTTAATTGTGTTTGACTTATCTGAAACTTCTAATCTCTATTTCAAATTAATTACTGAAATGCAGTTTTCTTATGGAAATAAACTGTCATCATGTTGCATTcttcacaaaaaaaaaaaattaccTGGGCCACCAACAGCATGTGCTAATTTTGCTTTTACAGGTTTACTTCAAAGCAACAGATCCATTTAATGAACGCTGGCAGAGTGCTTGGATCATCACTGCATTCTGGGACGTTCTTGCATTTGCACTACTCTGTGTAATATGTTATCTCTGGGCACCTTCCCAGAGCTCTCAAAGGTGCATTCTATTTTTCAAGTCGTCAATATAACTTTTCCTTCCAACATATATTACCGGTTAAGTTTCAATTTTGAAATGATTCATTAGACGAATCTCATCAATACATAAACTTCAAACTTTTGAAATTTATGACTCATCTAATGGGACTGCCTTGTCCTGAGAGGAAACCTTATATTGTTATGCCAAGTTGTGCCCACAGCGCACTCTCTACTTATGCTATGCTAAAGTTGTCTTGCTAATCCTAGACTTGTAATTGCGAAACggtaaaataaaacaaaaacagCATGCAGTTTCATGATGTAACATGTGACTGAGATGTTTTCGGGTAGAGTCTCACTTCTGTTGCTTTATTTGCCTCTGCAAACTACTTAGGTATGCATACTCAGAGGAAGTGGGAGAAGAATCTGATGATGAAGAAGCTCTGTCTCTAACTAAGGGAAAGCAAGAAGGTCAAGGAGAACTAAGTTTGGTCAGGCAAGAGAAGAATGCCCGAACTGATGCATCTTCTGATGAAGACGATGAATCAGATGAGGATAAAAGGGAATAGCTTTTAACAGGATTCTTTTACCACGTTTGTACTGTTTTCCCTGCTGGGCTTTTAAGTCATAAGACTTCTGCCCCTATCCTCGGCAAGAGCTGTTGTAAAATTTTGTTCATTTGTACTGAAATGTAGGTGCTTCATATTCTTTGTCCCAAATTTATTTTATATCATGTATGTAATTAATGTATAACAAGTGTTACCCGTGTTGATGCTCAAATTTGCTGCATCTTTTTTGCCCTTGGATGCTGGGGAAGCTGTCAATATTTGAATTAAATATGTCTGATTAAAAAACTACAACCAGCACTACTGCCAAACTTAATGAAAAATCTGACCTTAAATGGTCATTGATATCCAGGGTTCGAATAGTACGAGATTAGTCAATGCAGTTGCACGTTGAAAGATATTTGATTATTATCAGAAAAAATGGGCATTGGCGCCTTGTTATGCTAGTGGGGTTGTAAGGATTAGATAATGAGAAATCTTTCTGGCACCCCTTATTTATACACGACACTCTCATATATTTTCATAATACTCATGTTATCCTTGTTAAACTTTTATCAAAAAGTTCAGACAATATCAAGTAGAACATATAAAAAATCCTCTATAAATCAAAAATTTGATAGTATATCTGAAAAATCCGAAGTATCTGGTATTTTAAAAAATCGGTATTGTTATGTGTTCGAACATTATATCAATATTTTAATATAGAGAGATGAATTTTAAAAAGTTCCTTTAGTTTCACATCATGTGATTCTTGAAAAAACTATTTAGTCTCACATTGTTTATATGAGATATCTTATCTAGCTCATATTATTGTACAAGAAAATTTTTGTTTCATTCCAAAACACACCAAAaatttattttgagattttttctCCTTACTCTCATAATTTTGTGTCTTTCGAATTGTCGAAGCGTCAACTTCTCCCCCTTTCTTTATACTCGTTGAATTTTTCGAATATTTTCTTGAGTTCTCTTTAGAGAATTATCTTAATTTCTCCTTGTTTGAGTTAAGAAATTACAAGTATTAACTTTTGGATTCTCTTTGGAGAATTCTTTGAATTTCTCTAGTTTGAGAAATTATTTTGTGTGATCAAATGACCATTATTGAATTCTCTTTGGAGAAttatttgaatttctcttgattTGAGAAATTATTATGACGGGTTGTTATACCAGATACTACGAGTGGTATTTAAACTATATTCGAATAATCTTTGTATCATCAAAAAGTGTATTTTTAGACCGATTGTCTACCGTGTAAGTAGTAATCGTACAATATAGAACTGAGTTGTTTTATCCTGGAGGCGACGGGTAGTTCAACTGTTTTACATGATTTTGGACAGTGCCGTGAAACGTCTTAAAAAGAGTGAATAATTTTGCGACTCATCTCGATAACTTCTTCAGTGGctatttttaaaaattcaaaaacaaCAATTTTAAGACGTTTGCAAAACAGTCATGGCTATCGAAGAAGTTATTGGTAACATTGCGGTCGTTGTCACTGACAAACCATTCAAGTTTGAGAGTTTTCACTTCAAAAGTTGGCAAGctaaaatgattttttttctaACCTTAAATAAGGTTGCCCAAATTTTCTTCTGGATCAATCGAACAAACTAATTATAACAAAACTGTGAATTCATACGGAACTAATAACTCACCTGGATTAGACTCTGCTGCAAAAGCTAAAGCAGGTGATTTACAGCTCAGAAAAGAAATATTCATTTGAAAAAATAATGATTATCTTTGTAAAAAACACATTCTGAACAGTTTCGCCGATGATCAGTATGATTACTACAGTAACTGCGAGACTGCTAAACAGGTATAGGAAGCTCTGAAAAAGATATATGACACTAAAGAAGCTGGAACAAAGAAGTATGTCGTAAGTCGATAGTTAGTATTAGATTGTATCAATGAAAGGTCTGTGGAGACTCAATGTTACGAACTTCAAAAGATTGCTTACAAGATCATCACAAAAGATATATGTTTAGATGAACAATTTTAAATTGCTTTTATTATTGACAAATTGTCCCTAGTTTgaaagtttttaaaaaaattgctTCACCACAATACAAGATTTTTTTATTGAGAGTTTGATTATTCGTCTTCGAGTTGAGGGAGAATCTCAAAGACAAGATCAAAAAGAAAAGTCTTGGTTGTTTCAAGAAATCAATGTAGTTCTGAAGTCATTTAAAAAATGATTAAAGAATCAGAACCGCAATATTGTGAACCGAATTTAGAATGAGAACTCTTCAAGGGCCCTAATTACTCCGGTTGATAGGCAACCACCACCGCCATAAAGAAATGACATTGATTTTTTCCTCTTAATTCAATTGTGGCCAAACTAGGTCATATGATTAAAAAAATGTAAGATCAGGCTTGAACCTCGTGTTGGCCCTAATGCACATGTTAACCTGACTGATAAATAATTTATTGTTTTGATCACTAAAATCAACGTGATTGGTGATTATGATGGTTGGTGGTTAGACATTGACTTCTCTCATCATTTTTGTCATGATCACGCAATGTTTAAAACATACACGAATAATAAAATGTTTTTGGGAGTTGCCCATACCACTAATATTGTCGGTATTTGAGAAGTGAAACATAGTCCACCTCTGAAAATACTTTAATCTTGAAGGATATCGTGTATACTTTAGAGATTATAAAGAATCTTGTTTCTGATTTTCTTCTGAATAAGGCATGGTTAGTTAGTCTATTGGGGTAGATTTATACACAATCACTAAAAATGATATCTTTATGAAATTGTTATGTTTAAGATGCATGTGAATGAGATTGAAAATCAATTTAAGATTAAGAGACTTTGTAGTGATAGGAAAACTGAGTAAGATTTTAGGTTATTTAATGAATTTTATAAACAACATGGAATTGTACATGAAACGATTGCATCATACTCTCCTGAAATAAATGGTAAAgtagaaagaaagaataaaacTCTTATTGAACTTGTAGTTGCAATTATGTTGAATTATAGTATTGTTCCTCACTGGTCGTTGCAATTATGTTCTGAATAGAGTTTCCAGGTCAAAAAGTAAGATCTTTCCTTATGAGATATTAAAGAAAAGACAACAAAGTTTATCTTATTTAAGAACTTGGGGTTGTCTGGTCTATGTCAGAATTTCAGATCTGAAGCGAGTCAAACTCGCTAGTAGAGTCTATGAATGTGTATTCATTAGGTATGCAGCAAATAATAAAGCATATAAGTGTTGTGACCTAAATTCTAAAGTGATTATAGAATCGAACGATGTTGAGTTCTATGAAGACAAATTTCCTTTCAACTCTAGAAATAGTGTGGGCACTGAATCAAATCACATTCATATGATAAGAAACACTAAAAGCAACAACAAGGTAGAAACAAGACTTCGGTGAACTAAACAAGTAAAAGTTGCTAAAAGCTATGGGATCTATTATGCGGCCTATACAATAAAGGAATATCCAACAAATCTTCAAGAAGCCTTGTCATCTCTAGATGCAGATTTATGGCAATAAGCTATTAATGATGAGATAGATTCTCTAGAATCTAACAAGACCATGCCCTTAGTAGAGTTTCCTTCTCGTTGCAAACCAATCGGTTGTAAACGGATTTTGAAAAAGAAACTAAAACCTGATGGACCTTTTGATAAGTACAAGGCATGCCTTATACCCAAAGGTTTTAGGCCAAGAGAAAATATAGATTTCTCTGATACCTTTTCTTCAGTCACTAGAATTACATCCATTAGGGTACTAATTTTAATTACTGCTATTTATAACTTAATATGACACCAAATGGATGTAAATACAACTTTTTTAAATGGGGACTTGGAAGAAGAAATCTATATGGATAAATCAGAAGGGTCTGTGATTCATGGACAAGAAAACAAGGTATGTAAGTTAGACAAATCTCtatatggtctaaaacaagctccaaAGAAATGACATGAAATTTTTGATAAATTAATGATATCGAATTGGTACAAAGTGAATGAAAGTGACAAATGCGTTTATTAAAAATTTGAGAATTACATTTGCATTATCATATGTGTCTATGTAGACAATATACTCATATTTGGATCAAACATTCAAACCGTAAATGATGTGAAATCATTATTGTGCAACAACTTTGATATGAAAGACCTCGGAGAAATGGGTGTGATTCTTGGTATCAAGATCACAAGATCCGAGCAAGGAATTTATTTTGATCAACCACACTATGCAGAAAAGTTCTTACAGAAATATAATTACTTTGATTGTAAACCTGCAAGAAAACCATATGATCCAAGCGTGAAACTGTTCAAGAACACTAGTGAAAGTGTCAGACAAACAGAATATGCAAGCATCATTGACAGTCTTAGGTATGTCATTGATTGTACTAGACCTGACATTGCATATGTAGTAGGATTGTTGTGCATGTTTATTAGTAGATTAGTAATGAGCATTGGCAAGTATTGAGCGAGTCATGTGGTATCTTAAATAGACCGTGAATCTCGGTTTGTATTATCAGAAATTTCCTGATGTACTTGAATGATACAATGATGCAGATTGAAATACCTTATTAGATGATTTAAAAGCAACTAGTGGTTATGTATTCAATATAGTTGGAGCAACTCTATCTCGGAAATCAAAGAAACAAAATATCTTGGCTCAATCCACGATAGAGTCTGAGATGATAACATTAGCGACTACTAATGAAGAAGCAAGTTGGTTAAGATGCTTGTTAACGGAGATCCTTTTATGGAAAAAACATATTCTAGCTGTGTTAATCCACTACGATAGTACCCCAGCTATTGCAAAAGTTGAGAACCGTTAGTATAACGGTAAGTGACGTCAAATAAGGAGGAAGCACAACACTGTTAGAGACTGTGTCTCCAAAGGAGTTGTAAGAGTGGATCATATACACTGATGATAATTTAACAGATCCTTTGACAAAATGTTTAGCTAGAGAGAAGGTTTATAATACATCCAATAAGATGAGAGTAATGCCTGTAGAAAAATGAGTTTCTCATGGTGGCAATCCAACCTAAATGACTGGAGATCCCAAGAAATAGGTTTGATGGGTAATAATAAGTTATGAGTAATATGAGGTAATCATGTTAGAGTAAATAAGAGAAGCATGAATCTTGAAGCAATAAAAGGATGAGATAATATAAACTCTTAAAGAGATATATATTATGTATGAGGGAGTACCTAAGTTACAAGATTACTCTTGATAAACTGACTTATGTGATTGTGGAACTTAGGTCGGTTCCTATGGAATTTCAAGTCTGAATTCCTAAAGTCTTCACTAAACCGAGATACATGTTGTTACCACGAAAAATCTCTAAGGCATGCTGAAAGCGTAATTAATGAAGGAGTCCTGTGAATGTGGGGGttataccccatcaaaggatGAAGAGATGTTAAAGGCAAGCAAGAGTAGAAAAAATACAAAGCGAAGGATGAAGCCGATAGGGGAAGCTGGCCTTGTCGACAGGTCATTTCTGTCGACCAACGTAAAGTTTGGGACTTAAAAGAATTACAGCCAAGTGAGCAGAAGACAGCGTCGCCCTAACatctgggcgggagaaatttgaaatttaaaatgaCCAGCAGTTATAAAAAGAATAAGAGCGCCAGGATGTGGGGCAGTCAGCAAGACATGGGTGCAACGGTTGTGCAGATCGTGTGACATGACAtctgctagtttctaggagtttTAGCTTATGAGAAGTTTCCTCTAGCTTAGTATAAATAGAATGTCCCACAAGGGGCTcagggtgttcactttgtactaaaaatcacttgtaagaaaacttcccattcccaacgcgaggaagcaagagtttttttAGAGTGCTATGTAtgtgaatcaccacatttatttcaatgcaattccttacttttcaattgttaccgttgaacattttatcttaatttcatttatttttgagttatcattttacgttgtcgtttacgctgtcgacattgattctattacgataatagagtttaccaaaagcgtgttcgtcgtatacctcttttgaatgttatagcgttgtcggtcacgagtcacctataggcgataacattatctaaaccgttcgtgtggaaaaaacCCTACGCTTGTTCGACGCTTTGTCATGAGtcgttcctcacaaagtcattctgtcgagttggacaagcctcacttgcactagcacatgtcataggatcaactggtcgatcctgcaagtaaccctttgttttaaagcctaaggaggaccagcggttgtttaccaatttccacagtaaacaaaatggcacgcccagtgggacagtgctagagcagttgcgaaaaaaaattgcatgaaacttagaagtggcaaactaTATAGTAAGCCACGAAATAGTGTGAAAATGTCAGAAACTAACACAGATGAAGTTCCACGAGGAACTTTATCCACTACGGAAATAATAGTCTCATAGGTTGCCACTTTGCCACCGATGACAAGTGCATCCTTAACCACGTCGACTACGGGTGCAGTTGGAACGTCAATGCCTCATCCTCCACCGGGGGGTTCAGGATCAacgtgttggtgtaagccctagaggccaatacttttggtacttgtatcgaattatttattaataataaaaggcattttctttattatggttgattatgaaagtccctggaatagatagtccgtttaatgtattaagtgtgacttaatcatgagaacacattaaacataaggacattgttcttaaagtatccgtagtcgagctttaatgtgaagtgggataacattaaagcattaagactattatgtttgtagactgatgatcacatctcatgggtcatggataaagagttatcaagtcttaaacataggcatgaatattaggagtaatatttataccggattgacccgctatgagaatactatatagaaagttatgcaaagtgtcataagttattctcatggtgataatagtgtataccactcttcgacctgaaaccactatggatcctagatgtagagttgagtgccttattactgatccaacgttatccgtaactggatgaccataaagacagttaatgagtactccacgaagcatgctgagggacatgagtgtcctagatggaatttgccaatcctgcgtaacatgataaatgtctatgggcccaatattgaactggacaagggtgacacggtctataccttgtgttcaatatagacataagggcaaaggggtaattatacacataattattatcacaggaggttttgtcagatcacatgacattttcgtgacttgggtagcagtgatgtgttgctagataccgctcactgtttattatgttaaatgcgtgatttaatataattgccaacgccgcgaaaacctatagggtcacacacaaaggacggattgatgagagatagaataattaaggaacatcgtaaggtacggtacacttaagtggaaacgaaatatggtaaggtaccaaatatttaagtgattttggcatattatgagatatgggcaaaatacacttaagtgggctttttggcttgaagcccacacaagtggttctataaatagaaccccttgggtagaagcattgtcactccactcagacagaaattcaagtagagacttggaattttgtttccctctttctctcactcaaagccttcattcataatagctagcactgcgattgaaggaatccgttcgtgtggactgagtagagacgttgtcatcgttcaacgttcgtgatcgccccgtggatctgtatcaaaggttttgatcattatcagagatcttcaccaaaggtttgaatcgccacaagaggtaacgattctatcactgatcatgcccattcgtaaggatcactaaatggagaaaattttaaattccgctgcgccatggatggctattctccaacagtggtatcagagccacttacgaaaccatgaatctgatatctgtttttgttatgtaataatatgattaaaacagaatgaatcataggttaaattgagatcgatcaagttacatatatgtgatatatgtaaccctgatgcaaaatacattatatatgatataatgttcttgtttcgttcattcaaaaacctcgatgattgttttcctttgagcgatcaatggtcgtttgcttcttgatccgacattagtatggtgaagcaatgacgtgttgatcaatcatactgaattaacaatcgagacgtgtttgacggtctgaaattggtgcattagggttagtgacggcacaagggttgtgttgtcagagagttatgcgattggggtttgaacgcacaagagttgtgc from Lathyrus oleraceus cultivar Zhongwan6 chromosome 1, CAAS_Psat_ZW6_1.0, whole genome shotgun sequence includes:
- the LOC127085281 gene encoding uncharacterized protein LOC127085281, yielding MLFASSFLFLYLLLIFISSILFTSFASIHIYNHEPFQDVGNAFLLSGGSEGIAASLTADTHSNSIHDGRSYIRFENITFRRRKYEAKARGTVPVHIIIFEAADRDDIGGSVYGGQRAICCTRDLAKMGGCKQGEVIRRGSATDINWPVIVDVYFKGKSRIASLDSKEVPITKTGMYNLFFVACDPKLKEIVMTGKTIWKNPDGFLPGRMAPLKKFYVFMALAYIFLGMIWLFQYVRFWDDILQLQHCISAVIGLGLFEMILWYFEYTNFNNTGVRPIIVTTWVVTIGAIRKTIARLLILSVSMGYGVVRPTLGGLTSKVLLLGITYLLASELLNITEYVGTINDVSGRARLILVLPDAFLDAFLILWIFTSLSKTLEQLQAKRSSVKLDTYRKFSNALLVTVISSVVWIGYEVYFKATDPFNERWQSAWIITAFWDVLAFALLCVICYLWAPSQSSQRYAYSEEVGEESDDEEALSLTKGKQEGQGELSLVRQEKNARTDASSDEDDESDEDKRE